Below is a genomic region from Sphingopyxis terrae subsp. terrae NBRC 15098.
CGCTGCACGACATGGCCGAACGGATGAAGCGGCGCGAAAGTTTTTCAAACCTGATCGTCCCCGTGACGATCGCCGGCAAGCGCCGCTGGTGGGAATTGTCGGCATCGCCGCGCCTCGACGAGAGCGGCAAGTTCCTCGGCTTCCGCGGCGTCGGATCAGACGTCACTGAACAACATGCCACCGCCGAACAGATTGCCAAGATGGCGCGCTTCGACAATCTGACAGGCCTGCCCAACCGGCTGAGCCTGCACGAAGACCTGGCGCGCGCACTGACCCACGCGCTCGAGGCGAAATCACGCTGTGCAATGATGATGATCGACCTCGATCGCTTCAAGGCGGTGAACGATACGCTCGGCCATCCGGTCGGCGACAAATTGCTCGCGCAGGTCGCCGCGCGGCTCAAGAGCATGATGGAACAGGGCATGACCTGCGGCCGCCTGGGCGGCGACGAATTCGCGGTCGTGCTTCACAATATCGTCTCGTCCAAGGAGATCGAGGATCTGGCGCGGCGGATAATCGCGACGATCAGCCGGCCCTATGTGGTCGACAATCACCAGCTCTTCGTCGGCGCCAGCGTCGGCTATGCGATCGGGCCGCAGGACGGCAATACGGTCGAAACGCTGACCCGCAACGCCGACCTTGCACTCTACAAGTCGAAGGACAAGGGCGGCAATGTCGTCGCCGCCTATGTCGCCTCGCTTCACGCCCAGGCCGAAGAACGGCGCGTGATGGAGCAGGAATTGCGCGGCGCGCTCGATCGCAAGGAGTTCGAGCTCTACTACCAGCCCGTCGTCACCGCCGAGGACGGCACGCTCAACGGCTTTGAGGCCCTGATCCGCTGGACCAACCAGAAACTCGGCAGCGTATCGCCCGGCCGCTTCATTCCGCTGGCCGAGGACAGCCGCCTGATCGGCCCGATCGGCGAATGGGTGCTGCGCACCGCCTGCGCCGAAGCGATGCGCTGGCCGTCGAATCTGAAGATCGCGATCAACGTGTCGGCCGAACAGCTCACCGATCCCAATTTCGCCTCGGTTGTCGTCTCCGCGCTCGCGCAGAGCGGCCTGCCTCCACAGCGGCTCGAGATCGAAGTGACCGAAAGCGTCTTTTTGCGCGACGGCGGCGGCGCAGCGCAGCTGCTCGACCAACTCATCGGCCTCGGCGTCCGGCTGTCGCTCGACGATTTCGGCACCGGCTATTCGTCGCTCGGCTATCTGCGCAAGACGCAATTCTCGACCATCAAGGTCGACCGCAGCTTCGTCGTCGGCGCCGCAAAGGGCAGCATCGAATCGATCGCGATCATCCGCGCCGTCGTCGCGCTCGCCGACAGCCTCGGCATGTCTACGACCGCAGAAGGCGCCGAAACCGAAGTCGAGGTCGACACGCTACGCACGCTCGGGTGCAGCAATATCCAAGGCTATTATTATGGCCGTCCGATGCCGGCAACTGACGTGCTGACGCTGTTCCGGCCGCCCGAATCGATCGCGACCGCGGCGGCCTGACCGCCCTCGGTTCACCGCTTCCGCATCGGTCCGCCGCGGCGCCGAAACGCCCGTTCGGCGACGAAGCGAAGAGCCTGAGCGACGAATTGCACGGCTTAACAAAAGGTTCCCCCACCCACCGCACCAACGGCGCAACTCACCGCTAGACGGGTGGTGGTTGCGAAAGCCTGTGGCAGAGACGCTGCAACGCTTGAAGACAAGCCAATGGGGGGTCGCCTTTCATGCTTCATCGCCGCTTTCTGGGTGCATTTGCGCTGTGTGCTTCGCTGCTCGTCAGCCTTCCTGCCGCCGCGCAGAGCTATCTCCAGTGCGTCCCCTTCGCCCGTTCGGAATCGGGTGTCGAAATCCGCGGCAATGCCAAGACCTGGTGGTCGCAGGCGGCCGGTGAATATAAGCGTGGCCACGAACCCCGGAAGGGTGCCGTCATGGCATTCGCCGCGACCCGCGGCATGCCGCTGGGCCATGTCGCCGTCGTGAAAAAGGTCATCAGCGACCGCGAAATCCTGATCGACCATGCCAATTGGTCGCCGATCAACGGCCGCCGCGGCCAGATCGAGCGCAACGTCCGCGTCGTCGACGTCAGCGACGCTGGCGACTGGAGCGCGGTGCGCGTCTGGTATGCGCCGATCGGCGATCTCGGCCTGCGCGCCAACCCGGTGCAGGGCTTCATCTATCCCGACAGCGACAGCGCGCCCGACAGCTCGACCTTCGACGCACCGGTGTGGGCGAGCAACAATTGGAAGCCGGGCAACGGCCTCGACGTCGTCGCCGCTTCGCTGCGCTGAGTTGAACTGAGCAAAGTCTAACCGCTAATCGTCATTGCAAGCGCAGCGAAGCAATCTCCAGATCGACAGCCGGAGATTGCTTCGCTGCGCTTGCAATGGCGAAAGGCCGTTCAGTCGTCCGACGCGTCGTCGCTCTCGGCCCCGGCATCTTCGAACCAGGCTTCGACCGGGCCCGACAGCTTGATCGTCATCGGCTGGCCGAAACGATCCTTCGACTTGCCCGCCGCGACGCGGATCCAGCCTTCCGAGATCGAATATTCCTCGACGTCGGTACGTTCCTGGCCCTTGAACCGGATGCCGATGCCGCGTTGCAGCACCTCCATGTCGAAATGGGGCGAGCGGGGGTTGGTCGACAGGCGGTCGGGGGGCGTATCGGTCATCTGAAATCTCCGTTTTCTGGCCGCTGCCGCTAGGCGAGCCAGCCTCGCAAATCAAGCGCCGCGGCGCCCTGCCATGCCGCCGCGCCTTGCGTGCCATAGCGGAACAGAAGCGCTACCCCGCGCCGCGCGCGCAACGTCCCGTCGCGAAATAGAGGGTTAATGCCCGATATTTCCGGAACCGGCCGAATGGCGCGCATTTGCGTGGCCCAAGCGGCAACAGGCGCGCCGAAATCCGAATTAACCATAGGAAAAGACGAAACTTTTTTCGGGGAGGCGGCGTCTTCTGGACAGGGACCAGATCCACGCGTGAAGGAGAACGTCCATGGTTTCGACGCGTCTTGATCGTCGCATTTCCTTGCTCATCGCCCTGCCCGTCTGTCTGGCGCTCGGCGCCTGCGAATCGTCGGGAAGCTACCGCGTCGGCGCGGTCGGCCCGGCCGGACCGACCGGCGCTGCCGGCCCGCAAGGCCCCGAAGGGCCCGCCGGACCGCAAGGCCCCGCTGGCCCCGCCGGCCCCGCGGGCGGCGCGCTCGGCCTTGGGGATGCGGGCGCGCTGGCTGTCGGCGGTCTGGTCGGGCCGGGCGGTATCGCGGGCACCGGCCTGCTTGCCAACACCGGCGACCCTGCGAACGTCAATCCGGTGATCGGCGGCGTGCTCGTCAAATCGGGCGGCCTCGTCAATGTCGTCGCCGACAAGACGTTGCTCCTCGCCAATGCGGTCGACAGCAAATTGCCCGGCGGCACCAACCTCGTCGGCACGGTCGTCGGCGTGGTCAAGAGCACCGGCGTCGCGCTCGTCCAGACGGGCAACGGCCAGCAATATCTGCTCGACGGCCTTGCCGCCGCGCCCGGCGAACTTGTCACCGCGACGATCGGCAAAGCCACCGCGATCGGGTCGCCCGACGCCTCGCCGCTGATCGGGGCGAGCATCCTGTCGCCCGGCCAGACCAACGGATCGCTGCTGACCGTCGGGGTCGGGTCGAACGGCAACCTCGTGACGCTG
It encodes:
- a CDS encoding CHAP domain-containing protein: MLHRRFLGAFALCASLLVSLPAAAQSYLQCVPFARSESGVEIRGNAKTWWSQAAGEYKRGHEPRKGAVMAFAATRGMPLGHVAVVKKVISDREILIDHANWSPINGRRGQIERNVRVVDVSDAGDWSAVRVWYAPIGDLGLRANPVQGFIYPDSDSAPDSSTFDAPVWASNNWKPGNGLDVVAASLR
- a CDS encoding DUF3297 family protein, translating into MTDTPPDRLSTNPRSPHFDMEVLQRGIGIRFKGQERTDVEEYSISEGWIRVAAGKSKDRFGQPMTIKLSGPVEAWFEDAGAESDDASDD
- a CDS encoding putative bifunctional diguanylate cyclase/phosphodiesterase → MKSLFSDQISDDDLPLRTLLGLTRQDEAVGDLRQLQIAPLRGRGALRLLLNGGMALVAGFTMMMETAWPVVVGWLLVTLAFSIWSFRTFDRLPLDDPKFATAAEFRLCHRHALYSALLWGGAFWLQGLTPTLDHVLSLWTIALLLMLALTMVAHSMPLTCILYIAPVTLSASLATAAAGAPQLTGVTMVAGLLLATFCLRFAQTHIRIRRAETVLHEKSETVSLLLREFEDTSADWLWQTDNSRRLVHVSPRLAYALGGSAEALEGIPLLRALSGDAWESATFPKALHDMAERMKRRESFSNLIVPVTIAGKRRWWELSASPRLDESGKFLGFRGVGSDVTEQHATAEQIAKMARFDNLTGLPNRLSLHEDLARALTHALEAKSRCAMMMIDLDRFKAVNDTLGHPVGDKLLAQVAARLKSMMEQGMTCGRLGGDEFAVVLHNIVSSKEIEDLARRIIATISRPYVVDNHQLFVGASVGYAIGPQDGNTVETLTRNADLALYKSKDKGGNVVAAYVASLHAQAEERRVMEQELRGALDRKEFELYYQPVVTAEDGTLNGFEALIRWTNQKLGSVSPGRFIPLAEDSRLIGPIGEWVLRTACAEAMRWPSNLKIAINVSAEQLTDPNFASVVVSALAQSGLPPQRLEIEVTESVFLRDGGGAAQLLDQLIGLGVRLSLDDFGTGYSSLGYLRKTQFSTIKVDRSFVVGAAKGSIESIAIIRAVVALADSLGMSTTAEGAETEVEVDTLRTLGCSNIQGYYYGRPMPATDVLTLFRPPESIATAAA